Proteins encoded in a region of the Nicotiana tomentosiformis chromosome 9, ASM39032v3, whole genome shotgun sequence genome:
- the LOC104114100 gene encoding uncharacterized protein: MSSKAQQKKPRTSRIITADDRTKNYSSRRICRSLELDNKAPFIRFGPVFGQDDVQIQTAKDESWQHVVRSNQDSSKATTTEIYMFAIREVEKEARDSYDFIDPKLTKMPGQQFRWMMIKDGCFFLQLSFSLLRGHDNQLGLKQHSITSSLNKHKCVASMFHVGNQIPLVVLRQLLEQKHFQNVIKNGKWEPPTSDLAKMTLFQVLISPVLERRRHIRIPSNPFLRGIGRRLKQIWMHQLQHQSCDVLHALHLLLLGPETDPLKEDEEEDDGDDDEEEEGKEDERRDKCDLEAGGSVPRVRGIRIIAQNEDEDEEDDDDGDYDTAVGDNDNGVRRHTSAEMKPKVKNATKLKQSGIHFRVIKTEGIRGIRFKSYLFYPHLSLPPLFVGSHTQLLLKSLKRYEISQKFDSSRREVSSYLQFMCDLIRTSEDVKLLVLYGIIKGNRKYTEKLPKILRNLASNDRRDDTSLTLVIVQINSYYRPPWVTQFGQYLTLVFLLTFVQTIYAILAYHKPPKDKK, encoded by the coding sequence ATGTCGTCAAAGGCGCAGCAGAAGAAACCAAGAACAAGCAGGATCATAACAGCAGATGATCGAACCAAAAATTATTCAAGCCGGCGAATATGCAGGTCTCTTGAGCTCGACAATAAGGCCCCTTTCATTAGATTTGGTCCTGTATTTGGACAAGACGATGTCCAAATACAGACCGCCAAGGACGAGTCTTGGCAACATGTGGTCAGATCTAACCAAGACAGTAGTAAAGCAACAACTACTGAGATCTACATGTTTGCTATTAGAGAAGTTGAAAAAGAAGCAAGAGATTCATATGACTTCATCGATCCCAAATTGACTAAAATGCCAGGACAGCAATTCCGTTGGATGATGATTAAAGATGGTTGCTTCTTTCTTCAACTTTCATTTTCTTTACTTAGGGGTCATGACAACCAATTGGGGCTAAAGCAGCATAGTATTACTAGTAGTTTGAACAAACATAAATGCGTGGCGTCTATGTTTCATGTCGGAAACCAGATTCCTCTGGTGGTACTCCGACAACTACTAGAGCAAAAACACTTCCAAAATGTGATTAAAAATGGCAAGTGGGAGCCGCCTACTTCAGATCTGGCTAAAATGACTCTCTTTCAGGTTCTGATTTCACCGGTGCTAGAAAGACGACGCCATATCCGTATACCGTCAAATCCTTTTTTACGAGGAATTGGACGAAGATTGAAGCAAATTTGGATGCATCAGCTGCAACATCAAAGTTGTGATGTGCTCCATGCTCTCCACTTACTACTTCTTGGACCAGAAACTGATCCCCtaaaagaagatgaagaagaagatgatggcgacgatgatgaagaagaagaaggaaaagaagatgaaagaagagataaatgtGACTTGGAAGCTGGAGGCAGTGTTCCTCGTGTCAGAGGCATAAGAATTATAGCTCAGAACGAAGACGAagacgaagaagatgatgatgatggtgattATGATACTGCTGTTGGTGATAATGATAACGGCGTGCGCCGCCACACTAGTGCAGAGATGAAGCCGAAGGTGAAGAATGCCACAAAATTGAAACAATCAGGGattcattttagggtcataaaaacAGAAGGGATAAGAGGGATTAGGTTCAAAAGCTACTTATTTTACCCTCATCTTTCTTTGCCTCCATTATTTGTAGGATCACATACTCAACTCCTTTTGAAATCTCTCAAACGATATGAAATTAGTCAAAAATTCGACTCCAGCCGACGCGAGGTGAGCTCCTATTTGCAATTTATGTGTGATCTTATTCGCACATCTGAAGATGTCAAGCTCCTTGTATTATATGGGATCATAAAAGGGAACCGCAAATATACAGAAAAACTACCAAAAATTCTTAGAAACCTGGCCTCCAATGATAGAAGAGATGATACTAGtctcacccttgtaatagtccaAATCAACAGCTATTATCGTCCTCCTTGGGTTACACAGTTTGGGCAATACCTTACCCTTGTTTTCTTACTCACATTTGTCCAAACGATTTACGCCATACTAGCGTACCACAAACCACCAAAGGACAAAAAATAG